In a genomic window of Streptomyces pristinaespiralis:
- a CDS encoding MFS transporter, with amino-acid sequence MPTQTPPTPPTSPHSAPGSTGTAPHPSPRTGYRSVFAVREFRAVFAAHVLSLLGVVVSEISLTVLVYDLTGSPLLSALTFALGFLPYLLGGTLLAGVADRYPARRVLVVCDLVCAACVAVMVLPGTPVGGLLALRCAVAAVSPVFTGTRTAALTDILGEGEPYVLGRSLLRIVSQSALLAGFGAGGLLLAAVSPRQAIAVTAVTFLCSALLLRCGTKDRPARAGGGGALMADSLAGARLILRDRRIRVLLLLFWLPAMFVVAPEALAAPYAGELGVGPVFLGLLMCAMPVGHIAAELYAGSVLSPRGRSRIVLPAAAVGLLPLLGYAVRPGLAWTLVLLALTGVGAAYVIGLDQWFVEAVPEELRGRAMTLMTAGLMTVQGVGMALAGLAAEFWPVHHVVTGAGVLGTLCALALVAEARRSGAAGSSDQRVERPKGETGLTSM; translated from the coding sequence ATGCCGACACAGACCCCTCCGACGCCGCCGACATCTCCGCACTCCGCGCCCGGCAGCACCGGCACGGCTCCGCACCCGTCGCCGCGCACCGGCTACCGGTCCGTGTTCGCCGTAAGGGAGTTCCGTGCCGTGTTCGCCGCGCACGTCCTGTCCCTCCTCGGCGTCGTCGTCAGCGAGATCTCGCTCACCGTGCTCGTGTACGACCTCACCGGCTCGCCGCTCCTGAGCGCCCTCACCTTCGCGCTCGGGTTCCTGCCCTACCTCCTCGGCGGAACGCTCCTCGCGGGCGTCGCCGACCGGTACCCCGCCCGGCGCGTGCTCGTCGTCTGCGACCTGGTGTGCGCCGCCTGTGTGGCGGTCATGGTGCTGCCCGGCACGCCCGTCGGCGGCCTGCTCGCGCTGCGCTGCGCCGTCGCCGCCGTGTCACCCGTCTTCACCGGCACGCGGACGGCGGCCCTCACGGACATCCTCGGCGAGGGCGAGCCGTACGTGCTGGGCCGCTCGCTGCTGCGGATCGTCTCCCAGAGCGCGCTGCTCGCCGGTTTCGGGGCGGGTGGTCTGCTGCTCGCCGCGGTCTCCCCGCGGCAGGCGATCGCCGTCACGGCGGTGACGTTCCTCTGCTCCGCGCTGCTGCTGCGGTGCGGCACCAAGGACCGTCCCGCGCGTGCGGGCGGCGGCGGTGCGCTCATGGCGGATTCGCTCGCCGGGGCCCGGCTGATCCTGCGCGACCGCCGGATCCGCGTGCTTCTGCTGCTGTTCTGGCTGCCCGCGATGTTCGTGGTGGCTCCCGAGGCGCTGGCCGCCCCGTACGCGGGTGAACTCGGCGTCGGCCCCGTGTTCCTGGGTCTCCTGATGTGCGCGATGCCGGTCGGCCACATCGCCGCCGAGCTGTACGCGGGGTCGGTGCTGAGCCCCCGCGGCCGCTCCCGGATCGTGCTGCCGGCCGCCGCCGTGGGCCTGCTGCCGCTGCTGGGGTACGCCGTGCGCCCCGGCCTGGCGTGGACCCTTGTGCTGCTGGCCCTCACCGGAGTGGGCGCGGCGTATGTCATCGGCCTCGACCAGTGGTTCGTCGAGGCGGTCCCCGAGGAGCTGCGCGGCCGGGCGATGACGCTGATGACGGCCGGGCTGATGACGGTCCAGGGCGTCGGCATGGCGCTCGCGGGCCTGGCCGCGGAGTTCTGGCCGGTGCACCACGTCGTCACGGGGGCGGGAGTGCTCGGCACCCTGTGCGCCCTGGCGCTCGTCGCCGAGGCGCGTCGGAGCGGCGCGGCAGGATCA
- a CDS encoding ArsR/SmtB family transcription factor, with protein sequence MPFHLHLAEADLLRCRFAISPLWETQEAVRTLARPERHGYHLPWLRRTREATAGIDLRPLWLLMPSGGGHNPDFFCPPPLGPAVPFEEELAVVRATPPGTARDDMAAALAATPGAARSALGRSLLADPARTVRRLADLLEQVWHTLIEPEWPRLRALLEADVAYHSRRLAEGGFGRLVGELSPRLAFEDATLKIDGMRGSHVRSLDGQGLVLMPSVFCWPDVISGFEPPWQPAVVYPARGVGGLWSPPQDRTPAALAALLGRARADVLRALGEPASTSSLARLLGLAPSTVSAHLSVLRAAGLLTSRRYGHQVLYERTPLGITLAGPQPDTLS encoded by the coding sequence ATGCCGTTCCATCTCCATCTCGCGGAAGCGGACCTGCTGCGCTGCCGGTTCGCGATCTCCCCGCTGTGGGAGACCCAGGAGGCGGTCCGCACCCTCGCCCGCCCCGAGCGCCACGGCTACCACCTGCCGTGGCTGCGGCGGACACGGGAGGCGACCGCCGGGATCGACCTGCGGCCCCTGTGGCTGCTGATGCCGTCCGGGGGCGGCCACAACCCGGACTTCTTCTGTCCGCCGCCGCTCGGTCCGGCCGTGCCGTTCGAGGAGGAGCTCGCGGTCGTACGGGCGACCCCGCCGGGAACGGCGCGCGACGACATGGCGGCCGCCCTGGCCGCGACGCCCGGGGCGGCCCGCAGTGCGCTGGGCCGTTCCCTGCTCGCGGATCCCGCCCGTACGGTCCGGCGGCTGGCGGATCTGCTGGAGCAGGTCTGGCACACGCTGATCGAGCCGGAATGGCCCCGGCTGCGCGCACTTTTGGAGGCGGACGTCGCCTACCACTCGCGGCGGCTGGCGGAGGGCGGCTTCGGGCGGCTGGTCGGGGAGTTGAGCCCCCGGCTGGCCTTCGAGGACGCCACGCTGAAGATCGACGGCATGCGGGGCAGCCATGTGCGGTCGCTGGACGGCCAGGGTCTGGTGCTGATGCCGAGCGTGTTCTGCTGGCCGGACGTGATCAGCGGCTTCGAACCGCCGTGGCAGCCGGCGGTCGTGTATCCGGCGCGCGGAGTCGGAGGGCTGTGGTCGCCGCCGCAGGACCGCACGCCGGCGGCCCTGGCCGCGCTGCTCGGCCGGGCGAGGGCGGACGTACTCCGCGCGCTCGGCGAGCCGGCGTCGACCTCTTCGCTGGCACGGCTGCTCGGGCTGGCGCCGTCGACCGTGTCGGCGCATCTCTCGGTGCTGCGGGCGGCGGGGCTGCTGACCTCGCGCCGTTACGGCCACCAGGTGCTGTACGAGCGGACACCGCTGGGCATCACCCTCGCGGGACCGCAGCCGGACACCTTGTCCTGA